From one Mytilus edulis chromosome 1, xbMytEdul2.2, whole genome shotgun sequence genomic stretch:
- the LOC139517439 gene encoding intraflagellar transport protein 25 homolog: MFDVALKSAGAQVVLATSSDDKYPPENIIDGDSETFWTTTGLFPQEFVIKFTSMMNMSKVELASCNVRRLILEKSTDSEPLNFEPIKEIEMNSHDGQLQSEEINLGNVQAQHLRVVIDSAYDHFAAVYRLHVDGTAAH; this comes from the exons ATGTTTGATGTTGCCTTAAAATCTGCTGGTGCCCAGGTTGTGTTAGCAACTTCAAGTGATGATAAATATCCTCCTGAAAATATTATAGACGG gGATTCAGAAACTTTCTGGACAACAACAGGTTTATTTCCACAggaatttgtcataaaattcacATCAATGATGAACATGTCGAAAGTAGAATTAGCTTCATGTAATG TTAGAAGATTGATCTTAGAGAAAAGTACAGACAGTGAACCTTTAAATTTTGAACCAATAAAAGAAATAG AGATGAATTCTCACGATGGTCAACTACAGTCAGAAGAAATAAATCTAGGCAATGTACAGGCACAACATTTACGTGTTGTAATCGATTCAGCATATGACCATTTTGCAGCTGTTTATAGACTACATGTAGACGGAACAGCAGCACATTAA
- the LOC139499309 gene encoding glucosidase 2 subunit beta-like isoform X4, whose translation MRTLHTFFIILAQLLCSSITNATIGRPRGVSISMASLYQPAEDGTFTCLDGSSKIPYEYVNDDYCDCNDGTDEPGTSACPNGKFHCTNAGYVPSNILSSRVNDGVCDCCDGTDEDAGRIECVNNCKELGKKLKEEQDRTRKLQQEGFEKQKTFSDEGKRVHEEKIARQAELEKERETLEVTVKDLETAKLEAESPETEAKDKHQKAWDELKAERQAKKEVEAASLAFKELDTNGDNSIDLQEIIAHPEFDIDSNSVVSEEEAKEHLEDKESVDHDTFTKDIWPHVKDIYKKPTTEEPPPEVDPSTEARGEEDQTEQKDEDSMPEYDEETKKLIEAADEARKNYDEANSKLKELDNELSSIKSYLEQDYGPNREYAILQDQCFEYTDREYTYKYCPFSKGSQRPKNGGHETSLGNWGNWAGPENDKYSIQLYEKGQNCWNGPDRSVKVHLKCGLEHRLLSSSEPSRCEYAFEFETPCRCSQPSGGTAQPHDEL comes from the exons ATGAGAACACTGCACACATTTTTCATTATATTGGCACAGTTATTGTGTTCCAGTATCACAAATGCCACAATTGGTAGACCAAGGGGTGTCTCTATTTCAA TGGCATCATTGTATCAGCCAGCAGAAGATGGAACCTTTACCTGTTTAGATGGATCATCAAAAATACCATATGAGTATGTTAACGATGATTACTGTGATTGTAATGATGGCACCGATGAACCAG GTACTTCTGCTTGTCCTAATGGTAAATTTCATTGTACCAATGCTGGATATGTTCCATCTAACATATTGTCATCTAGAGTGAATGATGGGGTTTGTG ATTGTTGTGATGGTACAGATGAAGATGCTGGCAGAATTGAATGTGTCAATAACTGCAA GGAACTTGGAAAGAAATTGAAAGAAGAACAGGATAGAACCAGGAAACTTCAACAGGAAGGTTTCGAGAAACAGAAAACTTTCTCTGACGAAGGCAAGAGAGTTCATGAGGAGAAGATT GCTAGACAAGCAGAACTTGAAAAAGAAAGAGAAACTTTAGAAGTTACAGTAAAAGATTTAGAAA CTGCTAAATTAGAAGCTGAAAGTCCAGAAACAGAAGCTAAAGACAAACACCAAAAAGCTTGGGATG AACTAAAAGCTGAAAGACAAGCAAAGAAAGAAGTTGAAGCAGCCTCATTGGCTTTTAAAGAATTAGACACTAATGGCGACAACAG TATTGACTTACAGGAGATCATAGCCCACCCTGAGTTTGATATAGATTCTAATAGTGTCGTGTCTGAAGAAGAGGCAAAG GAACATTTAGAGGATAAGGAAAGTGTTGATCATGACACATTTACAAAAGACATTTGGCCTCATGTCAAGGACATTTACAAGAAACCTACAACAGAGGAACCTCCACCAGAGGTAGATCCATCAACTGAGGCAAGAGGAGAGGAGGATCAAACAGAACAG AAGGATGAAGACAGTATGCCAGAATATGATGAAGAAACAAAGAAACTGATAGAAG CTGCTGATGAAGCAAGAAAGAACTATGATGAAGCCAACAGTAAATTAAAAGAACTAGATAATGAACTCTC aTCTATAAAGTCTTATTTAGAACAAGATTATGGACCAAATCGAGAATATGCAATTTTACAAGACCAGTGTTTTGAATATACTGATAGagaatatacatataaatactgCCCATTTTCAAAGGGTTCACAGCGACCTAAAAATGGTGGACATGAAACTAGTTTAGG GAATTGGGGTAATTGGGCTGGCCCAGAAAATGATAAATATTCTATTCAGTTGTATGAGAAGGGACAGAACTGTTGGAATGGTCCTGATAGATCTGTTAAG GTACATTTAAAATGTGGTTTGGAGCACAGACTATTAAGTTCCAGTGAACCCAGTAGATGTGAATATGCTTTTGAATTTGAAACTCCATGTAGATGTTCACAGCCTTCAGGAGGAACAGCTCAACCCCACGATGAACTCTAA
- the LOC139499309 gene encoding glucosidase 2 subunit beta-like isoform X1 produces the protein MRTLHTFFIILAQLLCSSITNATIGRPRGVSISMASLYQPAEDGTFTCLDGSSKIPYEYVNDDYCDCNDGTDEPGTSACPNGKFHCTNAGYVPSNILSSRVNDGVCDCCDGTDEDAGRIECVNNCKELGKKLKEEQDRTRKLQQEGFEKQKTFSDEGKRVHEEKIARQAELEKERETLEVTVKDLETAKLEAESPETEAKDKHQKAWDELKAERQAKKEVEAASLAFKELDTNGDNSIDLQEIIAHPEFDIDSNSVVSEEEAKEHLEDKESVDHDTFTKDIWPHVKDIYKKPTTEEPPPEVDPSTEARGEEDQTEQIEPPAPGQPPSPPDEVDEDGEYDDDEDEDDDNDVDEPGVNDQTVPTVPITDRIEGEPELILDKPSEEKDEDSMPEYDEETKKLIEAADEARKNYDEANSKLKELDNELSSIKSYLEQDYGPNREYAILQDQCFEYTDREYTYKYCPFSKGSQRPKNGGHETSLGNWGNWAGPENDKYSIQLYEKGQNCWNGPDRSVKVHLKCGLEHRLLSSSEPSRCEYAFEFETPCRCSQPSGGTAQPHDEL, from the exons ATGAGAACACTGCACACATTTTTCATTATATTGGCACAGTTATTGTGTTCCAGTATCACAAATGCCACAATTGGTAGACCAAGGGGTGTCTCTATTTCAA TGGCATCATTGTATCAGCCAGCAGAAGATGGAACCTTTACCTGTTTAGATGGATCATCAAAAATACCATATGAGTATGTTAACGATGATTACTGTGATTGTAATGATGGCACCGATGAACCAG GTACTTCTGCTTGTCCTAATGGTAAATTTCATTGTACCAATGCTGGATATGTTCCATCTAACATATTGTCATCTAGAGTGAATGATGGGGTTTGTG ATTGTTGTGATGGTACAGATGAAGATGCTGGCAGAATTGAATGTGTCAATAACTGCAA GGAACTTGGAAAGAAATTGAAAGAAGAACAGGATAGAACCAGGAAACTTCAACAGGAAGGTTTCGAGAAACAGAAAACTTTCTCTGACGAAGGCAAGAGAGTTCATGAGGAGAAGATT GCTAGACAAGCAGAACTTGAAAAAGAAAGAGAAACTTTAGAAGTTACAGTAAAAGATTTAGAAA CTGCTAAATTAGAAGCTGAAAGTCCAGAAACAGAAGCTAAAGACAAACACCAAAAAGCTTGGGATG AACTAAAAGCTGAAAGACAAGCAAAGAAAGAAGTTGAAGCAGCCTCATTGGCTTTTAAAGAATTAGACACTAATGGCGACAACAG TATTGACTTACAGGAGATCATAGCCCACCCTGAGTTTGATATAGATTCTAATAGTGTCGTGTCTGAAGAAGAGGCAAAG GAACATTTAGAGGATAAGGAAAGTGTTGATCATGACACATTTACAAAAGACATTTGGCCTCATGTCAAGGACATTTACAAGAAACCTACAACAGAGGAACCTCCACCAGAGGTAGATCCATCAACTGAGGCAAGAGGAGAGGAGGATCAAACAGAACAG ATAGAGCCTCCTGCCCCTGGGCAACCACCATCCCCCCCAGATGAGGTGGACGAGGACGGGGAATAcgatgatgatgaagatgaagatGATGACAATGATGTAGATGAACCAGGTGTCAATGAT CAAACAGTACCAACTGTTCCCATTACTGACAGAATAGAAGGGGAACCAGAATTGATTCTTGATAAGCCTAGCGAGGAG AAGGATGAAGACAGTATGCCAGAATATGATGAAGAAACAAAGAAACTGATAGAAG CTGCTGATGAAGCAAGAAAGAACTATGATGAAGCCAACAGTAAATTAAAAGAACTAGATAATGAACTCTC aTCTATAAAGTCTTATTTAGAACAAGATTATGGACCAAATCGAGAATATGCAATTTTACAAGACCAGTGTTTTGAATATACTGATAGagaatatacatataaatactgCCCATTTTCAAAGGGTTCACAGCGACCTAAAAATGGTGGACATGAAACTAGTTTAGG GAATTGGGGTAATTGGGCTGGCCCAGAAAATGATAAATATTCTATTCAGTTGTATGAGAAGGGACAGAACTGTTGGAATGGTCCTGATAGATCTGTTAAG GTACATTTAAAATGTGGTTTGGAGCACAGACTATTAAGTTCCAGTGAACCCAGTAGATGTGAATATGCTTTTGAATTTGAAACTCCATGTAGATGTTCACAGCCTTCAGGAGGAACAGCTCAACCCCACGATGAACTCTAA
- the LOC139520421 gene encoding uncharacterized protein: MDIKYVIVLLFSLTIATSTSQHGNLIGNNDEQSEKISKLETIVTNLMVEIGQLKTQLSDLKDDTNRNSKETLSLKQTLIPGKSVTNSILQAEGSKSPELIDSKRGLVPVSMNDHIERETRLLLPGNTDDGKRTAFHAFMGSNEPVAAHKLIIFSNVRINNGHGYNNNTGVFTCPVSGLYVLTYTLYPYLSSWTTMELIVNNSVHSKSFVDGSEDYQVNGVTAISLVYMTKGGTAYVRTGTSTNSHLQSVGSIRSDDDVWSTFSGWKISD; the protein is encoded by the exons ATGGATATCAAGTACGTAATAGTTTTGCTCTTTTCTCTAACAATTGCTACGTCTACAAGTCAGCATGGAAACTTGATTGGTAATAACGATGAACAGTCGGAGAAAATTTCAAAACTCGAGACAATCGTGACTAACCTAATGGTAGAAATAGGTCAATTGAAGACTCAACTTTCCGACCTGAAGGATGACACCAACAgaaattcaaaagaaaccctatcaTTAAAACAGACACTAATACCTGGCAAGAGCGTGACGAACAGTATCCTACAAGCAGAAGGTTCGAAGTCGCCTGAACTAATTGATTCAAAAAGAGGATTGGTGCCTGTTTCAATGAACGACCATATTGAAAGAG AAACAAGACTTCTTTTACCTGGTAATACAGACGACGGAAAACGAACAGCTTTCCATGCCTTCATGGGGTCAAACGAACCAGTGGCAGCACATAAACTAATAATATTTAGTAATGTGAGGATAAACAATGGACATGGATACAACAATAATACTGGAGTCTTTACGTGTCCAGTCAGTGGTCTCTATGTGTTAACATATACCCTTTATCCTTATCTTAGTAGCTGGACGACTATGGAGCTAATTGTTAATAATTCTGTACATTCAAAATCATTTGTTGATGGGTCTGAGGACTACCAGGTCAATGGAGTTACTGCTATATCATTGGTATACATGACAAAAGGAGGCACTGCGTATGTTAGAACAGGAACATCCACAAATTCCCATCTTCAGAGCGTTGGTTCCATAAGAAGCGATGATGATGTGTGGTCTACGTTTTCTGGGTGGAAAATATCcgattaa
- the LOC139499309 gene encoding glucosidase 2 subunit beta-like isoform X3, which produces MRTLHTFFIILAQLLCSSITNATIGRPRGVSISMASLYQPAEDGTFTCLDGSSKIPYEYVNDDYCDCNDGTDEPGTSACPNGKFHCTNAGYVPSNILSSRVNDGVCDCCDGTDEDAGRIECVNNCKELGKKLKEEQDRTRKLQQEGFEKQKTFSDEGKRVHEEKIARQAELEKERETLEVTVKDLETAKLEAESPETEAKDKHQKAWDELKAERQAKKEVEAASLAFKELDTNGDNSIDLQEIIAHPEFDIDSNSVVSEEEAKEHLEDKESVDHDTFTKDIWPHVKDIYKKPTTEEPPPEVDPSTEARGEEDQTEQQTVPTVPITDRIEGEPELILDKPSEEKDEDSMPEYDEETKKLIEAADEARKNYDEANSKLKELDNELSSIKSYLEQDYGPNREYAILQDQCFEYTDREYTYKYCPFSKGSQRPKNGGHETSLGNWGNWAGPENDKYSIQLYEKGQNCWNGPDRSVKVHLKCGLEHRLLSSSEPSRCEYAFEFETPCRCSQPSGGTAQPHDEL; this is translated from the exons ATGAGAACACTGCACACATTTTTCATTATATTGGCACAGTTATTGTGTTCCAGTATCACAAATGCCACAATTGGTAGACCAAGGGGTGTCTCTATTTCAA TGGCATCATTGTATCAGCCAGCAGAAGATGGAACCTTTACCTGTTTAGATGGATCATCAAAAATACCATATGAGTATGTTAACGATGATTACTGTGATTGTAATGATGGCACCGATGAACCAG GTACTTCTGCTTGTCCTAATGGTAAATTTCATTGTACCAATGCTGGATATGTTCCATCTAACATATTGTCATCTAGAGTGAATGATGGGGTTTGTG ATTGTTGTGATGGTACAGATGAAGATGCTGGCAGAATTGAATGTGTCAATAACTGCAA GGAACTTGGAAAGAAATTGAAAGAAGAACAGGATAGAACCAGGAAACTTCAACAGGAAGGTTTCGAGAAACAGAAAACTTTCTCTGACGAAGGCAAGAGAGTTCATGAGGAGAAGATT GCTAGACAAGCAGAACTTGAAAAAGAAAGAGAAACTTTAGAAGTTACAGTAAAAGATTTAGAAA CTGCTAAATTAGAAGCTGAAAGTCCAGAAACAGAAGCTAAAGACAAACACCAAAAAGCTTGGGATG AACTAAAAGCTGAAAGACAAGCAAAGAAAGAAGTTGAAGCAGCCTCATTGGCTTTTAAAGAATTAGACACTAATGGCGACAACAG TATTGACTTACAGGAGATCATAGCCCACCCTGAGTTTGATATAGATTCTAATAGTGTCGTGTCTGAAGAAGAGGCAAAG GAACATTTAGAGGATAAGGAAAGTGTTGATCATGACACATTTACAAAAGACATTTGGCCTCATGTCAAGGACATTTACAAGAAACCTACAACAGAGGAACCTCCACCAGAGGTAGATCCATCAACTGAGGCAAGAGGAGAGGAGGATCAAACAGAACAG CAAACAGTACCAACTGTTCCCATTACTGACAGAATAGAAGGGGAACCAGAATTGATTCTTGATAAGCCTAGCGAGGAG AAGGATGAAGACAGTATGCCAGAATATGATGAAGAAACAAAGAAACTGATAGAAG CTGCTGATGAAGCAAGAAAGAACTATGATGAAGCCAACAGTAAATTAAAAGAACTAGATAATGAACTCTC aTCTATAAAGTCTTATTTAGAACAAGATTATGGACCAAATCGAGAATATGCAATTTTACAAGACCAGTGTTTTGAATATACTGATAGagaatatacatataaatactgCCCATTTTCAAAGGGTTCACAGCGACCTAAAAATGGTGGACATGAAACTAGTTTAGG GAATTGGGGTAATTGGGCTGGCCCAGAAAATGATAAATATTCTATTCAGTTGTATGAGAAGGGACAGAACTGTTGGAATGGTCCTGATAGATCTGTTAAG GTACATTTAAAATGTGGTTTGGAGCACAGACTATTAAGTTCCAGTGAACCCAGTAGATGTGAATATGCTTTTGAATTTGAAACTCCATGTAGATGTTCACAGCCTTCAGGAGGAACAGCTCAACCCCACGATGAACTCTAA
- the LOC139499309 gene encoding glucosidase 2 subunit beta-like isoform X2 — MRTLHTFFIILAQLLCSSITNATIGRPRGVSISMASLYQPAEDGTFTCLDGSSKIPYEYVNDDYCDCNDGTDEPGTSACPNGKFHCTNAGYVPSNILSSRVNDGVCDCCDGTDEDAGRIECVNNCKELGKKLKEEQDRTRKLQQEGFEKQKTFSDEGKRVHEEKIARQAELEKERETLEVTVKDLETAKLEAESPETEAKDKHQKAWDELKAERQAKKEVEAASLAFKELDTNGDNSIDLQEIIAHPEFDIDSNSVVSEEEAKEHLEDKESVDHDTFTKDIWPHVKDIYKKPTTEEPPPEVDPSTEARGEEDQTEQIEPPAPGQPPSPPDEVDEDGEYDDDEDEDDDNDVDEPGVNDKDEDSMPEYDEETKKLIEAADEARKNYDEANSKLKELDNELSSIKSYLEQDYGPNREYAILQDQCFEYTDREYTYKYCPFSKGSQRPKNGGHETSLGNWGNWAGPENDKYSIQLYEKGQNCWNGPDRSVKVHLKCGLEHRLLSSSEPSRCEYAFEFETPCRCSQPSGGTAQPHDEL; from the exons ATGAGAACACTGCACACATTTTTCATTATATTGGCACAGTTATTGTGTTCCAGTATCACAAATGCCACAATTGGTAGACCAAGGGGTGTCTCTATTTCAA TGGCATCATTGTATCAGCCAGCAGAAGATGGAACCTTTACCTGTTTAGATGGATCATCAAAAATACCATATGAGTATGTTAACGATGATTACTGTGATTGTAATGATGGCACCGATGAACCAG GTACTTCTGCTTGTCCTAATGGTAAATTTCATTGTACCAATGCTGGATATGTTCCATCTAACATATTGTCATCTAGAGTGAATGATGGGGTTTGTG ATTGTTGTGATGGTACAGATGAAGATGCTGGCAGAATTGAATGTGTCAATAACTGCAA GGAACTTGGAAAGAAATTGAAAGAAGAACAGGATAGAACCAGGAAACTTCAACAGGAAGGTTTCGAGAAACAGAAAACTTTCTCTGACGAAGGCAAGAGAGTTCATGAGGAGAAGATT GCTAGACAAGCAGAACTTGAAAAAGAAAGAGAAACTTTAGAAGTTACAGTAAAAGATTTAGAAA CTGCTAAATTAGAAGCTGAAAGTCCAGAAACAGAAGCTAAAGACAAACACCAAAAAGCTTGGGATG AACTAAAAGCTGAAAGACAAGCAAAGAAAGAAGTTGAAGCAGCCTCATTGGCTTTTAAAGAATTAGACACTAATGGCGACAACAG TATTGACTTACAGGAGATCATAGCCCACCCTGAGTTTGATATAGATTCTAATAGTGTCGTGTCTGAAGAAGAGGCAAAG GAACATTTAGAGGATAAGGAAAGTGTTGATCATGACACATTTACAAAAGACATTTGGCCTCATGTCAAGGACATTTACAAGAAACCTACAACAGAGGAACCTCCACCAGAGGTAGATCCATCAACTGAGGCAAGAGGAGAGGAGGATCAAACAGAACAG ATAGAGCCTCCTGCCCCTGGGCAACCACCATCCCCCCCAGATGAGGTGGACGAGGACGGGGAATAcgatgatgatgaagatgaagatGATGACAATGATGTAGATGAACCAGGTGTCAATGAT AAGGATGAAGACAGTATGCCAGAATATGATGAAGAAACAAAGAAACTGATAGAAG CTGCTGATGAAGCAAGAAAGAACTATGATGAAGCCAACAGTAAATTAAAAGAACTAGATAATGAACTCTC aTCTATAAAGTCTTATTTAGAACAAGATTATGGACCAAATCGAGAATATGCAATTTTACAAGACCAGTGTTTTGAATATACTGATAGagaatatacatataaatactgCCCATTTTCAAAGGGTTCACAGCGACCTAAAAATGGTGGACATGAAACTAGTTTAGG GAATTGGGGTAATTGGGCTGGCCCAGAAAATGATAAATATTCTATTCAGTTGTATGAGAAGGGACAGAACTGTTGGAATGGTCCTGATAGATCTGTTAAG GTACATTTAAAATGTGGTTTGGAGCACAGACTATTAAGTTCCAGTGAACCCAGTAGATGTGAATATGCTTTTGAATTTGAAACTCCATGTAGATGTTCACAGCCTTCAGGAGGAACAGCTCAACCCCACGATGAACTCTAA